In Spirosoma sp. KUDC1026, the sequence CGTATAGATCAGCTTATCTAAGTCCGTTTCTACTTCACTTATTGCTTTATTAAACTTATCTAACTCTACAGTGATAAACCCGGGCCGCCGGTGCGGTAGTTTGGTCATCAATCAGTTCTCCGTTATTATTCTTTAGCGTAGCAACGTTATGATAGTCAGTAATGTGCGGGAAAATGCTGACGGCTATGATACCAATACAATAGATTTTAGGTAAGCCTTCAAATTGATATTTTCCTTTTAAGATGATAGTGTTTAGTCGATACAGTGTGTAAAACTTCATGCGTTGAATAAACGTGGGATACTTCCCCAGTTGCATTTCGACGATGAAGTTATTACCCCGCTCGTCAACGCAAAACAAATCGTATATTCCACTGCGACTATCGCGCGTTATTCCCTGAATCTCATTTTGAATAAACTGAACCTCATTAATAGCTAACGGAGACTGGATGAGCGCTTGTAATGCCTTCCGTAAAAATCGGGTATCAGATTCATTTCCGAAGGTTACTTTGAATCCATAGTCGGAAAGGATAGAGATAAATCGCTCGTTGCTGTGGTACAAGTTCATGCCTCAATATAGTCGCAAATAGGCCAGCAGAAGCTCGTTCCTCGTCGTAAATATTTCTCGATCAGCTAAAAGGTAATTGTCTCGTTGAGATTGTAAAAGAAAAAGCGTAACTGACATTTCCGGTTACGCTTTTTTATCTTCTACCCAATCACCTGTTTTTCAATCAGCAGAATGAACAGGTGAATAACTTTGATGTGTATCTCCTGAATCCGGTCAGCGTAGCCAAAGTGCGGAACGCGAATTTCGACGTCGGCCTGCCCGGCTAATTTGCCCCCGTCCTTACCCGTCAGCAGTACGACTTTCATACCCTTCTGGCGGGCGGCTTCGACGGCGCGGATGATGTTGCCCGAATTACCACTGGTGCTCAGCCCGAGTAAGACGTCGCCTTCATTTCCCAGACCTTCCAGGAAACGGGAGAACACGTGTTCGTAACCAAAATCATTGCTGACGCACGAGAGGTGACTTACATCTGAAATGGCGATAGCTGCCAGTGAGCGTCGGTTATCGCGGTAACGACCCGACAACTCTTCGGCGAAGTGCATCGCGTCGCAATGGGAACCGCCATTGCCGCAGGAAATAATTTTCTTACCGCTTTTTAAAGCATCGGCCATCAGGACGGCCGCCTGTTCGATAGCGGTAAGGTTATCAGGATTATTCAGAAACGTATCCAGAACGGATTGTGCTTCGGTTAGTTCGTGACGAATCAGGTCAAGCATGAAGATGCGTACTAATGTTGCAGACTAATAAAGTACAAAGGTTACCCTTTCCCCGCAACTCTACAAGACTGATGCCCACTCACTAGCCCGAAACTAACCCGCATACTCAGTCCTGAACGCCGGCCAATTGTTGCTCCTCGGCTAGTTCGTTACGGGCTTCCATCGCAATCTCGAATGACCGCAGGCGGGCCTGATGATCGAAGATAGATCCGGTCAGAATTACCTCGTCTGGTTGTGTCTGGTCGATAAACCGTTTCAGCCAGTCTTTCACCGTGTCGCGCGAGCCAACCGCCGAGTACCGTAGCGTATGGTCGATGATGGCTTGTTCAGCACTCGACCAGGCCTTATCCGGGTTATCCAGCGGTGGTGGCATAGGACCGGGCATACCAAAGCGAATGTTGATAAACTGCTGCTGAAGCGACGTGTAAAGCCGCTGGGCCTCCCGGTCCGTATCGGCAGCAACCACATTGGCCGCCACCATAACATAAGGCTTTTCTAACTGCTCCGACGGCTTGAACCGGCTGCGATATAACTGAATAGCCCGCATCAACTCGTTGGGTGAGAAGTGGGAAGCGAAGGCGTAGGGAAGCCCCAGCAGAGCCGCCAGCTGAGCACCAAACAAACTCGACCCCAGTATCCAGATCGGTACGTTCAGACCCGCACCGGGTACGGCCCGTACCTGTTGACCGGGTTCAGCAGGCTGAAAATAGCGCTGCAGCTCGACTACATCCTGCGGAAACGTATCGGGGCCCGTCTGAT encodes:
- a CDS encoding Rpn family recombination-promoting nuclease/putative transposase translates to MNLYHSNERFISILSDYGFKVTFGNESDTRFLRKALQALIQSPLAINEVQFIQNEIQGITRDSRSGIYDLFCVDERGNNFIVEMQLGKYPTFIQRMKFYTLYRLNTIILKGKYQFEGLPKIYCIGIIAVSIFPHITDYHNVATLKNNNGELIDDQTTAPAARVYHCRVR
- the lpcA gene encoding D-sedoheptulose 7-phosphate isomerase — translated: MLDLIRHELTEAQSVLDTFLNNPDNLTAIEQAAVLMADALKSGKKIISCGNGGSHCDAMHFAEELSGRYRDNRRSLAAIAISDVSHLSCVSNDFGYEHVFSRFLEGLGNEGDVLLGLSTSGNSGNIIRAVEAARQKGMKVVLLTGKDGGKLAGQADVEIRVPHFGYADRIQEIHIKVIHLFILLIEKQVIG
- a CDS encoding LLM class flavin-dependent oxidoreductase — encoded protein: MIPFSVLDLSPITAGSSAAQSFRNSLDLAQHAEAWGYNRFWLAEHHNMTGVASAATSVVIGYVAAGTQTIRVGSGGIMLPNHSPLVVAEQFGTLESMYPGRVDLGLGRAPGADGATAYALRRDQTGPDTFPQDVVELQRYFQPAEPGQQVRAVPGAGLNVPIWILGSSLFGAQLAALLGLPYAFASHFSPNELMRAIQLYRSRFKPSEQLEKPYVMVAANVVAADTDREAQRLYTSLQQQFINIRFGMPGPMPPPLDNPDKAWSSAEQAIIDHTLRYSAVGSRDTVKDWLKRFIDQTQPDEVILTGSIFDHQARLRSFEIAMEARNELAEEQQLAGVQD